The Streptomyces sp. NBC_01439 genome contains the following window.
CCGCACACCGGGCTGCGGCGTGGCCACCACGCGGCGGGCGCGCTGGCCCGAGGGATCGACAACGGGCCGCCGTACTCATGGGCCGCCCCAGCGTGCCCGAGCACGCAGATCCGGCAGCCTCCCAACCCGGCAACGCATGGCTCTCCGCCGGACCGTCGCTACGCAGTATCGGTGCCTCGACGCGGGCCCTGAGCCCTTGCACGGTGTCGAGGGGAGGGAACAGCGACCGCGAGCGCCCACGATCGCGGTCCTGCAGCCTCTTCTCCTCAGAGGCGACACCGGAGGTGCTGGAGCAGGTGGAGGAGGCCGCAGGTTCTGGCATTCCGCGGTCGAATCCATTGCGGCGGGACATGCACGTGCCCAGCCGATGAGCGCTGGCGGCGATTGTCGGCAAGCGCCACAGGCGGAGCCGGTAGCGGGGCGGGCGGGCCGAGGCGTACGTCAATTCCGCTATCCCGGGTATGCGCAGTACGGGGAGTGCCACCTGCAGGCTGGGTGTCGTCCCGGGCAGGGCGTTCCGCCCGTGCCCGTCGTTCCGCCGTCTCACGGCCATTGGAAAGTGATTTCTGATCATGAACTTCTCCCAGACGGTGCGGCCCCCTCCCGTACGGGCGGATTCGGGAAGCGACTTCGCCTGTCTTTCCCGGAAGGTCCAGGAGGCCGGGCTCATGGCGCGGCGCCCCGGGTACTACGCATTGCGCATGGCTGCCGTGACGGCCTTGTACGCCGCCGGATGGACGGCCTTCGTCCTGATCGGCGACAGCTGGTGGACGCTACCGGCGGCCGCCTTCCTCGCCTTCGTGTTCGGGCAGGTGGCCCTGCTCGCGCACGACCTCGCCCACCGGCAGGTCTTCAGGCTGCGCAAGGCCAGCGAGGTGTCCGGGCGCCTCGCCGGCAACCTCGGCATCGGCATGGGGTACGGCTGGTGGCAGGACAAGCACACCCGCCACCACGCCAACCCCAACCACGAGGACCTCGATCCCGACCTCGACCTGGACATCCTCGTCTGGACGCAGGACCAGGCCCGCGCGGCCAGGGGACTGCCGCGGCTGCTCGGCCGTTCGCAGGCGTTCCTCTTCTTCCCGCTGCTCACGCTGGAGGGGTTCAACCTGCACGTGTCCGGGGTGCGGTCGCTGTTCGACCGCTCGCTCAAGCACCGCGTGTGGGAGGGGGCCCTGCTCGCCGCGCACCTCGCCGTCTACCTCGGCGCGTTGTTCCTGGTGCTGCCGCCCGGCAAGGCGATCGTCTTTCTTCTCGTCCACCAGTGCCTTTTCGGCATCTATCTGGGATCGATCTTCGCTCCGAACCACAAGGGCATGCCGATCCTGCGCGGCGCCGAGCGGCCCGACTTCCTGAGGCGCCAGGTCCTGACCTCCCGTGACGTGCGAGGGGGCCGGTTCACCGACATCGTCATGGGCGGTCTCAACTACCAGATCGAGCACCACCTCTTCCCGAGCATGCCCAGCCCGCACCTGCGCAGGGCCCAGACCATCGTCCGCGGGTACTGCCAGGAGCTCGGGGTCAGCTACCTGGAGACCAGCCTGGTCAACTCCTACCGGCAGACCCTCGCCAGCCTCCACGCGGCGGGATCCCCCCTCAGAACGCCGCAGGCCACCTGACGCCACGACCACCGGCGGCACGCGGGAGGCCGACCGACGGGACGCGGGACGCCGGCCGCCTCAGTCGGGGCGCGGCGGCCGGCGCGGGACGGACCGGGCGCAGCGGACACAGGTGGTTGCCGCCGGACGGATCTCCAGGCGCTCGGGCGGAATCGCCCCGCCGCAGTCTTCGCACTGCCCGTACTCGCCCCGCTCGAGCCGTTCCACCGCCAGGTCCAGTTCTTCCAGGTGCTCGCGCGCACGGGCCATCAGCGCGGCCACGTGGGCCCGCTCGAAGGCGGTGCTGGCCCCCTCGGGGTCGTGCTCGTCGTCGACCGCGACCAAGGCGTTCGCAGCGACGATTCCATCGAAGTCGCGACCCAGCGCGGCCGTCCTGGCCAGGGTGTCAGCGCGGTCGGCCGCGAGACGTGCGCGAGCGGTCGTGAAGGTGGCCCGGCCGTGCTCGTCATGGCCGGACTGGAATGGATCGCCCATGAGTGCCACAACGCCGGTCCGCGGTCCCCGATTCCCCCGGTCGAACACCGCGGCGAAGGCAGAGCAGGCCAAGGTCGAGTTCAAAGAATGCACACCACTTGACCGGCAAGGAGGAGACGACCGCCCAGGTGCGGTTTCGGGGTGCGGCCGTGTCGGCGCCTGTGGTGCCCGCATTGACCGAGCATGAACACCACGATCAGGCACATGATGGTTGCGACGGTGCCGACGTGCGGATCAAGCAATCCCGCGAGGGCGCCGATCCCCGTGGTGGCCGAGGGGCACCTACCGGATGGCGACCATCAGCCGCCGGGCAGACGGCACGGCCGCGCTTTGATTGCCGGTGGTTTTGTGTGCAGGGCGGTGCGGGCGGAGCCCGAGGAGGCCTCCACCGTGGTGGGGGCCTCCGCACCTGAGTAACTGATGGGCTCAATCCCATTCTGTTGGGGCACTCGATGGCGGTTTCGGTCCACCCGATCGTGTCCGGGAAGCGGCCTCGGAGTTGACGGGGCGCCACCTGGCGTGTTTATCCCCAGTAGCCGAGGTGTACTGCGGCAGCCTCTTTGCAGAGGTACGGCCCCGATACCTCGACGGTGTTCCCGCCGGCCGCGAAGATCTGGCGGCACGGGAGATCGAGCAGTGGCTCTTCGGGGTTCACTCCGGCGAGGACATTCAGCTCGGTGGCCGCGAGCGCGTAGACGACCCGCTGGATGCCGCTCCAGTAGATCGCGCCCGAGCACATCGCGCACGGCTCGGTGCTGGAGTAGAGCGTGGCCTCGGCGAGCTGGTCCGGCGTCATCGTGCGCGACGCCTCCCGGACCAGGTTCGTCTCTGCGTGCCCGGTGGCATCATGCTCCGTGATCACGGTGTTCTCGGCGGTGAGCAGGACGTTCCCGGCCGCGTCGGTGAGCAGCGCGCCGAACGGATGGTTGCCGTGCTGGCGGGCGCTGGCCGCAAGGTCGATGGCCGCGAGGAGGTGAGTCCGGGCTTGATCGGTCGGCATGTTCGAAGCTGCTCGCATGACGCGCTCCTCATGGGGGACGGGGTGAAGCTGGACGGCGGGGCTGGCGCGGGCCGGCGACCGGTTCGGACGCCTGGTGGGAGCTGTCGTCCAGGCGACGGCTCCCACCGGGCCGCCTACTGTCCGGTTACCCCGTTCCGCCGGGCGCGATGGGGTAGGTCCCGTGTCATATTTTGTGAGCAGCTGGGTCAGGAGCTCGCCCATGCGCGAGGCCGAGTCGCGGCCGGCCCGCAGGACCTCTGCGTGGTCCAGGGGCCCGGCGCTCATTCCGGCGGCCAGATTGGTCACCAGAGAAGTCCGAGTACCTCGGCGCCGGCCGCGCGGGCGGCCATCGCCTCCAAAGTGGTGGACATGCCGACCAGATCCGCGCCGAGGGTGCGCGGCATGCGGATTTCGGCCGGGGTCTCGTACCTGCGGGCCGCGCCACTGCGCGTATACGCCCTCGCTCGCTACCGCGAACTGCGCCGCCTCGCATGCCAGTGACGCCGGGAGCAGCCGGTGCTGGATCTCGCGGTCAGGCTCAGTGGTCTGGGACGTCCCCCGCCTCACCGGCCGCGCGAAGGCCGCGATGGTGGCCATCGAGTACGACGGGTTCGGCGCCGGCCGCGCCGACCGCATCCATGCACAGCTCTTCGCCGACCTCATGACCGACCTCCGGCTGGACCCCACGTACGGCCGCTACCTGGGCCACTCGTGGGCGCTGCTGCTCGCGACCGTGAACCTGAAGTCTCTCTGAAGAGGTTTCCACACCGTTATCGCTGCGCGATGACGGGGGTACGCACGGCAAGAAGGACGACGTCGTCCTCAGGCGACGGGTCCGCCAGCCGGTTGCTGATCCGGTGGAGCAGTTCGTCCAGTGGGCGGTCCCCGTGGCGGGCGAGCAGGGCGACGAGTTGAGCGACGGCGGCGTGCATATCGTGACGGCGGCGCTCGACGAGCCCGTCGGTGTAGAGCAGGAGCGTCGAGCCTGGCAAGAGCCGGCGTTGGTGCTCCGTGCGGTCGAAAGGACCGAGCGACCGGTGAAACAGTATGTCGTGCTCCACCAGTTGGGTCACATGCCCGTCGGGAGTGCGGATCAGGGGCGGCTGGTGGCCGGCGTTGGACCAGGTCAGCATCCAATCGGGGCTGTCGTCGGCAGGATCGAGGCGTGCGTGGACCAGCGTGCCGCCGGCCTCGATGGGCAGGACCGAGCACGCCGCGTCGAGGGCGGTCAGCGCCGTGGCCGGGCTGTGCGGCGGGTGGTCGAGGGTGGCCTGCCGCAGCATGCTGCGGATCTGGCCCATGATCGTGGCAGCGTGCATGTCGTGGCCGGTGATGTCACCCACCGTCACCATGAGGGCCCGGGTCTCGCCGCCTGGTGAGGCGGGCGGCAGGTGGTAGGCGTCATACCAGTCCCCGCCGATCATGTGGTCGTCGGCGGCCGGCCGGTACAGGGCGCTGATCTCGACATGGTCGGTGAGGGGGAGGTCGGTGAGCATGGCGGCCTGGAGCTCCCGGGCGACGGAGATCCGCTCGTCCAGGTACAGGGCGCGCTCCACCGCCTGCGCGATGTAGCCGGACGCGGCGGTGAGCGTGGCCCGCTCCGTGACGCCCACCTCGTGCCGCTTGGCCCAGCAGATCGCGAGGACACCCAACAGGACGCGGCTTCCCCAGAGGGGCAGG
Protein-coding sequences here:
- a CDS encoding nucleoside deaminase, whose protein sequence is MRAASNMPTDQARTHLLAAIDLAASARQHGNHPFGALLTDAAGNVLLTAENTVITEHDATGHAETNLVREASRTMTPDQLAEATLYSSTEPCAMCSGAIYWSGIQRVVYALAATELNVLAGVNPEEPLLDLPCRQIFAAGGNTVEVSGPYLCKEAAAVHLGYWG
- a CDS encoding fatty acid desaturase family protein; its protein translation is MNFSQTVRPPPVRADSGSDFACLSRKVQEAGLMARRPGYYALRMAAVTALYAAGWTAFVLIGDSWWTLPAAAFLAFVFGQVALLAHDLAHRQVFRLRKASEVSGRLAGNLGIGMGYGWWQDKHTRHHANPNHEDLDPDLDLDILVWTQDQARAARGLPRLLGRSQAFLFFPLLTLEGFNLHVSGVRSLFDRSLKHRVWEGALLAAHLAVYLGALFLVLPPGKAIVFLLVHQCLFGIYLGSIFAPNHKGMPILRGAERPDFLRRQVLTSRDVRGGRFTDIVMGGLNYQIEHHLFPSMPSPHLRRAQTIVRGYCQELGVSYLETSLVNSYRQTLASLHAAGSPLRTPQAT
- a CDS encoding TraR/DksA family transcriptional regulator is translated as MGDPFQSGHDEHGRATFTTARARLAADRADTLARTAALGRDFDGIVAANALVAVDDEHDPEGASTAFERAHVAALMARAREHLEELDLAVERLERGEYGQCEDCGGAIPPERLEIRPAATTCVRCARSVPRRPPRPD